In a genomic window of candidate division WOR-3 bacterium:
- a CDS encoding phospholipase D-like domain-containing protein, whose product MLLLIIQLLVSQIGGGEIRAVYFAADSLGRKLVDFLDGATVSIDYCFYNSSRSDVVQALIRAHGRGVRVRVITDDSRMDDEWVMQLRHSGITVWSDSGFPGAGFYMHNKFAVRDLADDDSLNDLLWTGSYNPNQDELNADFAIEIAHSGIARAYLDEFNQMWGSSGGLPVRDSARFHSRKQDVLTAHRFMVEGCPVYVYFAPQDRVVDSITDLVRQARQEVFFAIFSFTYQSLGTAMIERRQNGITVLGVIDKSGANDPASQYPVLKSSGIPVLIDSVPFGSKVLHEKVMILDRSRVVAGSANWSNNANFNNDENVLFIFSSNVAKRFYPELIVRYRESGGALPPGIREGEKERPVIRFWRARSRFRSALGDVIYDSAGRRIAPGGIMTSGLYFQLAPDSGSFRLVFLH is encoded by the coding sequence ATGCTGCTCTTGATAATCCAGCTCCTCGTGAGTCAGATTGGAGGAGGAGAAATACGCGCAGTATATTTTGCCGCCGACAGTCTGGGGAGAAAACTTGTGGACTTTCTTGATGGTGCGACTGTTTCAATCGACTACTGCTTTTACAATTCGTCCCGGAGTGATGTAGTTCAGGCGCTGATTCGGGCACACGGCCGCGGGGTCCGGGTACGGGTGATTACTGATGACAGCCGGATGGATGATGAGTGGGTAATGCAGCTGCGCCATTCCGGAATCACCGTCTGGTCCGATTCCGGTTTCCCCGGGGCCGGCTTTTACATGCACAACAAGTTTGCTGTGCGCGATCTGGCTGATGATGATAGCTTGAATGATCTGCTATGGACCGGTTCCTATAACCCCAATCAGGATGAACTCAATGCCGATTTTGCGATTGAAATTGCTCATTCCGGCATTGCCCGGGCATATCTTGATGAATTTAATCAGATGTGGGGTTCATCAGGCGGTCTGCCAGTCCGGGACAGTGCCCGGTTTCACAGCCGGAAGCAGGATGTTTTGACTGCCCACCGTTTTATGGTTGAAGGTTGCCCAGTATATGTCTATTTTGCACCTCAGGACCGGGTGGTTGATTCCATCACCGACTTAGTCCGACAAGCACGCCAGGAGGTCTTCTTTGCCATCTTTTCCTTTACCTATCAGTCATTGGGGACGGCGATGATTGAACGCCGGCAGAATGGGATTACGGTCCTAGGCGTCATTGACAAATCCGGGGCAAATGACCCTGCTTCTCAGTATCCGGTGCTCAAGAGCAGCGGTATCCCGGTACTGATTGATTCGGTGCCGTTCGGCAGCAAGGTCCTGCACGAAAAGGTAATGATCCTTGACCGGTCACGAGTTGTTGCCGGTTCTGCCAACTGGTCCAATAACGCCAATTTCAACAATGACGAGAATGTGCTTTTTATTTTCAGCTCGAATGTTGCCAAGCGGTTCTATCCCGAGCTGATAGTCCGGTATCGGGAAAGTGGGGGGGCACTGCCCCCAGGGATCAGGGAAGGAGAGAAAGAAAGACCGGTGATTCGGTTCTGGCGGGCAAGGAGCAGATTCCGTTCTGCCCTCGGAGACGTTATTTATGATTCTGCAGGCAGAAGAATTGCGCCGGGGGGGATCATGACTTCCGGTTTGTATTTTCAGCTGGCACCGGATAGTGGTAGTTTCCGGCTTGTCTTTCTACATTAG
- a CDS encoding M14 family zinc carboxypeptidase has translation MRNVRYLIIAVVLLSALIFFTPAVQARQMIVRVDVPDYPTLYQHIPFKGTSVEIAGAQPGKSYDLLLDESDLPLVLNSGLKSTVVVADLEAQKREAMAFGFYCSYDSLVSIMRNWAANYPSICRLESIGQTYQGRWIYGVKISDNVHLDEDEPEVLLEAMHHSREWATPQAARYFADTILRNYTTNPAFQNFVDNHELWVFPVINVDGYVYDYPSQRSWRKNRQPYGSAIGCDPNRDYNGACNGSRMADWGALVPGSRSSHLPSDETFMGGYGAWGYEVNALCNFFKQRTFLADISLHSYSELVLWPYGNGETPPDNNIFVSLGQRMAQQMQKLSGGTYTPEPSSELYPTAGGSIDWMYGWARHIGGFPCLSYVFEIGTAFYQQTSQLDAIQREVFKGIWYLFTRADSIGEVLEGMVPRPILAVMDSNSTGTFTVHWTPIRPEHNHPEKWELEELSGLSVVAEDFESGSARWILQGASLSTTQKHAGNYSVSLGTGNNISNYAMTADPYPVQPGDSVIYWIWYNTEANYDVVVTEVSLEGKEWIQLHNRYDGNSGGWLRKAYSLDPWAGKSVYIRFRYMTDDNTLGSGVYVDDVYPVPSFASRRLIASNITDTMYEVTVAEPGQYWYRVRGYNSPWGWGDYGPLEDIIVTGTGVTSEPGKSMKTSLMVVGPNPARNGVWFEVTLANTSSAELTVFDATGRAVRTIFTGNIPAGEHRFRWNETDDHGKRVPAGVYFCRLSSDRTLTQRVVLSR, from the coding sequence GTGAGAAATGTCCGTTATTTGATCATTGCTGTCGTACTGCTGTCGGCGTTAATTTTTTTCACCCCGGCAGTGCAGGCACGGCAGATGATTGTCCGGGTCGATGTGCCGGACTATCCCACGCTTTATCAGCATATTCCCTTCAAGGGAACTTCAGTTGAAATTGCCGGCGCCCAACCCGGTAAGTCCTATGACCTGCTGCTGGATGAAAGTGATCTGCCGCTGGTGCTCAATTCCGGGCTCAAGTCCACAGTTGTAGTGGCAGACCTTGAGGCACAGAAGCGGGAGGCGATGGCGTTCGGATTTTACTGCTCCTACGATTCGCTCGTATCGATTATGCGTAACTGGGCAGCAAATTATCCCTCGATCTGCCGGCTGGAGTCAATCGGTCAGACTTATCAGGGGCGCTGGATTTACGGAGTCAAAATTTCAGATAATGTGCATCTGGATGAGGATGAGCCCGAGGTACTGCTGGAGGCGATGCACCATTCCCGGGAATGGGCAACACCGCAGGCGGCAAGGTATTTTGCTGATACGATTCTGCGAAACTACACAACCAATCCCGCTTTTCAGAATTTTGTGGACAATCACGAGCTTTGGGTTTTCCCGGTTATAAATGTTGACGGTTATGTCTATGACTATCCCAGCCAGCGCAGCTGGCGCAAGAACCGTCAGCCCTACGGTTCGGCAATCGGCTGTGATCCGAACCGGGATTACAACGGTGCCTGCAATGGTTCCAGAATGGCAGACTGGGGAGCGCTAGTTCCTGGTTCACGGTCTTCACACCTGCCTTCGGATGAAACATTCATGGGCGGATATGGTGCTTGGGGTTATGAGGTGAATGCTTTGTGTAACTTCTTTAAACAGCGGACATTTCTGGCGGATATTTCTCTGCATTCATATTCTGAACTGGTGCTCTGGCCCTATGGAAATGGCGAGACACCACCGGACAATAATATCTTTGTCAGCCTTGGTCAGAGGATGGCACAGCAGATGCAGAAGCTCTCCGGAGGAACTTATACCCCCGAGCCTTCAAGTGAGCTTTACCCGACTGCCGGCGGTTCAATCGACTGGATGTATGGCTGGGCACGGCATATTGGCGGTTTTCCCTGTCTTTCCTATGTCTTTGAAATCGGGACAGCATTCTATCAGCAGACGAGCCAGCTGGATGCGATTCAGCGCGAGGTGTTCAAGGGTATCTGGTATCTCTTTACCCGTGCGGACTCAATTGGTGAGGTGTTGGAAGGTATGGTGCCCAGACCGATTCTGGCGGTGATGGATTCAAATTCTACCGGCACATTTACTGTGCACTGGACTCCGATTCGACCTGAGCACAATCATCCGGAGAAGTGGGAGCTGGAGGAGCTGAGCGGTTTGAGTGTTGTGGCCGAGGATTTTGAGTCCGGTTCTGCCCGCTGGATCCTGCAGGGTGCTTCACTGTCAACAACACAGAAGCATGCTGGTAATTACAGTGTGTCACTGGGGACGGGAAACAACATTTCTAATTATGCGATGACCGCTGATCCTTATCCGGTTCAGCCCGGTGACAGTGTGATTTACTGGATCTGGTATAATACCGAAGCAAACTATGATGTGGTGGTGACCGAAGTATCGCTGGAAGGCAAGGAGTGGATTCAGCTGCACAATCGTTATGACGGCAATTCCGGGGGGTGGCTACGTAAGGCTTATTCACTTGACCCATGGGCAGGAAAATCGGTCTACATCCGGTTCCGGTATATGACGGATGATAATACATTGGGCAGCGGGGTGTATGTTGACGATGTTTATCCGGTGCCGTCATTTGCCAGTCGCCGGCTGATTGCCAGTAATATTACCGATACGATGTATGAGGTTACGGTTGCTGAACCCGGTCAATACTGGTATCGGGTACGGGGTTATAATTCCCCTTGGGGCTGGGGTGATTACGGACCGCTGGAGGATATTATCGTCACCGGCACCGGTGTGACAAGCGAGCCGGGTAAATCTATGAAAACCAGTTTGATGGTCGTCGGGCCAAATCCCGCACGCAACGGAGTGTGGTTCGAAGTGACGCTGGCAAATACCAGCAGTGCTGAATTGACAGTATTTGATGCCACCGGTAGAGCGGTGAGAACTATCTTTACTGGTAATATCCCTGCGGGTGAACATCGTTTTAGGTGGAATGAGACTGATGATCATGGTAAAAGGGTGCCGGCCGGAGTTTACTTCTGCCGGCTGAGTTCCGACCGGACGCTGACCCAGAGGGTAGTGCTCAGTCGATAA
- a CDS encoding tRNA 2-thiocytidine biosynthesis TtcA family protein: MKPAERLLRRALPINQLLKDNERVVIGVSGGADSLCLLLTLVGYNRRHQLNWQLLPVHIHPGFPDWKTARIEKICTRLGLNCIVKQIDVPQKLRQTHSDSCFFCARERRKALFQTAAELNCTKVALGHHLEDVNETFLLNLLFTASASTILPAQPLFGGALTIIRPLYYFTEEMIHARLKSAGIRPVRNHCPYQKKSTRIVIRRFLNRLARRNPRIKTNLFWGINNIKPAYLPGNNAVDGKLSRH; the protein is encoded by the coding sequence ATGAAACCGGCAGAACGGCTTCTGCGCCGGGCTCTGCCCATCAACCAGCTGCTCAAAGATAATGAACGGGTGGTCATTGGAGTTTCTGGAGGAGCAGACAGCCTGTGTCTGCTCCTGACACTCGTAGGTTACAATCGCCGCCACCAGTTGAACTGGCAGCTTCTGCCGGTTCACATCCACCCCGGCTTTCCGGACTGGAAAACCGCAAGAATCGAAAAAATCTGCACCCGGCTTGGACTTAACTGCATAGTTAAACAGATTGATGTGCCCCAGAAACTCCGGCAGACACACTCTGACTCCTGTTTCTTCTGTGCCCGGGAACGACGCAAGGCGCTGTTTCAGACCGCGGCAGAACTCAATTGCACAAAAGTTGCACTGGGACATCACCTAGAGGATGTGAATGAAACCTTTCTCTTAAATCTGCTCTTTACCGCATCTGCCAGCACCATTCTCCCCGCCCAGCCACTCTTCGGCGGTGCGCTGACCATTATCCGACCACTCTATTACTTCACTGAAGAAATGATTCACGCCCGCCTGAAAAGCGCCGGCATCCGGCCGGTCCGCAACCATTGTCCCTATCAGAAAAAGAGCACCCGGATTGTAATCCGTCGTTTTCTCAATCGACTCGCCCGCCGTAATCCCCGTATTAAAACCAACCTTTTCTGGGGCATCAATAACATCAAACCAGCATATTTACCCGGGAACAATGCTGTTGACGGCAAACTTTCCCGGCATTAA
- a CDS encoding phosphomannomutase/phosphoglucomutase: MNPAIFREYDIRGIADRDLTDEVVYRLGQAYGTYIQSQGVYQCIIGRDVRLSGPRIEKTLVAGLTATGVDVVKIGIVPTPVFYFSCFHLNINAGIMITASHNPPDENGFKIALHKTTIYGEEIQELRRLIETDRFRTGRGQIDETDVIPAYIQLCHQKVKITRPLKVVFDPGNGTAGVLLERLVSGYPLQPIFINLTPDGAFPAHVPDPTVPQYLEQAISLVRKTGADCGFGYDGDADRIGAIDETGNTIYGDRLLAIFARDILTRHPGARIVFEVKCSQGLVEYIQSLGGIPVMWKTGHSLIKAKMKEEGALIAGEMSGHMFFAEEYYGYDDAIFASLRLLQILSTTGKSLSQLTAEIPYYYATPEIRVRIASPDADRLKFQIVKKLQDHFRKDYQVIDIDGARVVFDDGWGLVRASNTQPILVLRFEARTPERLKQIKELFFEQLRQFPEIALSECEKSDTQR; the protein is encoded by the coding sequence ATGAACCCAGCAATTTTTCGGGAATACGACATCCGTGGTATTGCCGATCGTGACCTCACCGATGAGGTGGTTTACAGATTGGGTCAGGCATACGGCACTTATATTCAGTCCCAGGGTGTATATCAGTGCATCATTGGTCGTGATGTTCGACTTTCGGGTCCGCGAATTGAAAAAACGCTGGTTGCGGGTCTGACCGCTACAGGGGTAGACGTAGTAAAAATCGGTATTGTGCCCACCCCGGTGTTTTACTTCTCCTGCTTCCATCTGAACATCAACGCAGGAATCATGATCACCGCCAGCCATAATCCGCCGGATGAAAATGGCTTCAAAATTGCTCTGCACAAGACTACGATTTACGGCGAGGAAATCCAGGAGCTGCGCCGGTTGATTGAAACAGACAGATTCCGCACGGGCAGAGGACAAATCGACGAAACCGATGTCATTCCCGCCTATATCCAGCTGTGTCACCAGAAGGTAAAAATTACCCGTCCTCTCAAGGTGGTATTTGACCCGGGCAACGGTACCGCCGGCGTGCTGCTTGAACGACTGGTCAGCGGCTATCCGCTTCAGCCGATATTCATCAATCTGACTCCGGATGGCGCATTTCCCGCCCATGTTCCCGATCCGACCGTGCCCCAGTATCTTGAACAGGCGATCAGCCTAGTGCGGAAAACCGGTGCCGACTGCGGATTCGGCTACGACGGTGACGCTGACCGTATTGGTGCAATTGATGAAACAGGAAATACGATCTACGGCGACCGGCTACTGGCAATCTTTGCCCGTGACATTCTCACCCGGCATCCTGGTGCCAGAATCGTGTTTGAAGTCAAATGCTCTCAGGGGCTGGTGGAATATATACAGTCACTTGGCGGTATTCCTGTAATGTGGAAAACCGGTCACTCCCTGATCAAGGCGAAAATGAAGGAAGAGGGAGCACTGATTGCTGGCGAAATGTCAGGCCACATGTTCTTTGCCGAAGAGTATTACGGCTATGATGATGCCATCTTCGCCTCCCTCCGCCTCCTTCAGATTCTTAGCACCACAGGCAAATCTCTTTCCCAGTTGACAGCAGAAATCCCTTATTACTATGCCACTCCGGAAATTCGGGTCCGGATTGCGAGCCCGGATGCCGACCGGCTCAAATTCCAGATCGTCAAGAAATTGCAGGATCATTTCCGGAAGGACTATCAGGTAATTGATATTGATGGTGCCCGGGTGGTATTTGACGACGGCTGGGGCTTAGTACGTGCATCTAATACTCAGCCAATTCTGGTGCTGAGATTTGAAGCCCGCACGCCGGAACGGCTAAAGCAGATTAAGGAACTTTTCTTTGAACAGCTTCGCCAGTTTCCGGAAATAGCTCTCTCAGAGTGCGAAAAATCTGATACTCAACGATGA
- a CDS encoding TRL-like family protein encodes MRKALLLGIIPVVCLTILTGCIPGFYTVGTLYTSVRTPAEAVAYYGPTATQAAKVSKVTATNILGIIATGDASLEAAMKQGGISKVHHIDQEVTSILGLWSTYTIIVYGE; translated from the coding sequence ATGAGAAAGGCGTTACTGCTGGGAATCATCCCGGTTGTCTGCCTGACCATACTTACTGGCTGCATCCCGGGATTCTACACCGTAGGTACTCTTTACACCTCGGTACGGACCCCGGCGGAAGCGGTTGCCTACTACGGACCGACCGCAACTCAGGCTGCCAAGGTCAGCAAGGTTACTGCGACCAATATTCTTGGCATAATTGCCACCGGTGACGCCAGCCTTGAAGCAGCTATGAAGCAGGGCGGGATCAGCAAAGTGCACCATATTGACCAGGAGGTAACGAGCATCCTTGGTTTGTGGTCAACCTACACCATCATCGTCTACGGCGAGTAA
- the fusA gene encoding elongation factor G, with protein MAHYDLKRIRNIGIAAHIDAGKTTTTERILYYTGRIHRMGEIDEGTTQMDWMIQERERGITITAAATSVNWLDHRINIIDTPGHVDFTIEVERSLKVLDGAIIILCGVGGVEPQTETVWRQADRYRVPRIAFVNKLDRVGADFYRVVKMMREKFEQIPLPVQLPIGIEDQFTGVIDLITQEACVWQSDDLGATYKTFPVPLERIAEMEEYRHQLLDILTTFDETLLDKYLRSEEITPQDIKTAIRKGTLGMKIVPVFCGTAFRNKGIQKLLDGIVDYLPSPLDIPPAKGINPKTNKEEIRPADPSAPFSALVFKLTFDPQRGMLSYIRVYSGRVETGDVVMMIPEMKRVRILRLAVMHANRVEEVNSLAAGEIGAVIGLKESKTGQTLADLSHPIAFEPIKSPEPVVFLAIEPKTRADEDRLHAALETMSLEDPTFKVKTDEETGQLILSGMGELHLEILLDRLARDYRVEVHSGKPQVSYRETITTVATYESRFIRQTGGRGHFAVVKLTLEPSKDGNWIVNEIREGTIPKQFIPAIEQAIEESFESGVLAGYPIINTRVRIIDGAYHEVDSTDVDFKLAATQAFREAFLLAHPTFLEPIMELEVVTPEAYLGNVLGDINARGGKIIHLEPVKGHQIITAEIPLVNTFGYATTLRSLTQGRASHSMQFKRFSPVDEATRIRLYPLFSTKPS; from the coding sequence ATGGCACATTACGACCTGAAACGCATCCGGAATATCGGAATCGCTGCACATATCGATGCCGGCAAAACAACTACGACCGAACGGATCCTTTATTATACGGGCAGGATTCACCGCATGGGCGAAATTGACGAAGGCACGACTCAGATGGACTGGATGATTCAGGAACGGGAACGGGGTATCACAATTACAGCCGCAGCGACCAGTGTCAACTGGCTTGACCACCGGATCAACATCATTGATACCCCGGGCCATGTAGATTTTACGATTGAAGTTGAACGCTCACTCAAAGTCCTAGATGGCGCCATTATCATTCTCTGCGGCGTTGGTGGTGTAGAACCTCAGACCGAAACTGTATGGCGCCAAGCGGATCGCTATCGGGTACCCCGGATTGCCTTCGTTAACAAACTTGACCGGGTCGGAGCTGACTTTTACCGCGTAGTGAAAATGATGAGAGAAAAATTTGAACAGATTCCTCTACCGGTTCAGCTGCCAATCGGAATTGAAGATCAGTTCACCGGTGTGATTGACCTCATCACTCAGGAAGCCTGTGTCTGGCAGAGTGATGACCTCGGAGCAACTTACAAAACATTTCCCGTACCTCTAGAACGTATTGCCGAAATGGAAGAATACCGCCATCAACTGCTTGATATCCTGACAACATTTGATGAAACACTTCTGGACAAGTATCTCCGCAGTGAAGAAATCACCCCGCAGGATATTAAGACAGCAATCCGGAAAGGCACTCTGGGAATGAAAATCGTGCCCGTATTCTGTGGTACCGCATTCCGGAACAAGGGCATCCAGAAATTACTTGACGGCATCGTCGATTATCTCCCTTCGCCCCTGGACATACCGCCTGCCAAGGGCATTAATCCCAAAACGAACAAAGAAGAAATCCGTCCTGCCGACCCCTCGGCACCATTTTCGGCACTGGTTTTCAAACTCACCTTTGACCCCCAGCGGGGAATGCTCTCATATATACGGGTATATTCCGGCAGAGTTGAAACCGGTGATGTAGTCATGATGATTCCAGAGATGAAGCGGGTACGGATTCTGCGTCTGGCAGTCATGCACGCCAACCGGGTGGAAGAGGTAAATTCCCTCGCTGCTGGTGAAATTGGAGCCGTGATCGGTCTTAAAGAAAGTAAAACCGGCCAAACACTTGCCGACCTCTCGCATCCGATCGCCTTTGAACCGATCAAATCGCCGGAACCGGTAGTCTTCCTCGCTATCGAACCCAAAACCCGCGCCGACGAGGACCGACTTCATGCTGCACTGGAAACGATGTCGCTTGAAGATCCGACCTTCAAAGTCAAAACCGATGAGGAAACCGGTCAGCTGATCCTGTCCGGCATGGGCGAACTTCATCTGGAAATTCTTCTCGACCGGCTTGCCCGCGATTATCGCGTTGAAGTTCATTCCGGTAAACCTCAGGTGTCCTACCGGGAAACAATTACTACTGTTGCCACTTACGAGAGCCGGTTCATCCGCCAGACCGGAGGCCGGGGGCACTTTGCTGTCGTCAAACTCACACTGGAACCGTCCAAGGATGGCAACTGGATTGTAAACGAAATCCGCGAAGGAACAATCCCCAAGCAGTTTATTCCCGCAATTGAACAGGCAATCGAAGAATCATTCGAATCCGGCGTTCTTGCCGGCTATCCGATCATCAATACCCGTGTGCGGATTATTGATGGCGCCTATCATGAGGTGGATTCAACTGATGTCGACTTCAAACTGGCAGCTACTCAGGCATTCCGCGAAGCCTTTCTCCTCGCTCACCCTACATTCCTGGAGCCGATAATGGAACTGGAGGTAGTTACTCCCGAGGCATATCTCGGCAACGTCCTGGGGGATATCAATGCCCGGGGCGGGAAAATCATTCATCTTGAACCGGTCAAAGGACACCAGATTATCACCGCTGAAATTCCACTTGTCAATACCTTTGGCTATGCTACCACGCTTCGTTCCCTGACTCAGGGCCGGGCAAGCCACTCAATGCAGTTCAAGCGCTTCAGCCCGGTTGACGAGGCAACGCGCATCCGCCTCTACCCTCTTTTCAGCACTAAGCCTTCCTGA